The following proteins come from a genomic window of Kitasatospora sp. NBC_01246:
- the recN gene encoding DNA repair protein RecN: MRIRDLGVIDDAVVELAPGFTAVTGETGAGKTMVVTSLGLLLGGRADPALVRNGAGRAVVEGRLELPEGSPAAVRAVEAGAELDDGALLISRTVSAEGRSRAYVGGRAVPVGLLAELGEDLIAVHGQTDQQRLLRPARQRGALDRYAGDAVAEPLARYREVYRRLREVSATLEELTTRARERAQEADLLRFGLDEVAAAEPVADEDVELGAEAERLGHADALSSAATLAHAALAGDPADPEALDAGTLLAQARRALDAVRHHDERLAGLADRLNEVGYLLADVAGDLAGYADDLDADPVRLAAVEDRRAVLAQLLRKYGGPENSLAEVLAWADNGSARLAELDGDDERIDELGAQETALRAELAELAGEVSTARQAAAGRFAEAVSAELAELAMPHARVTFAIAQVDDLSGIEVDGRTVAYGPHGVDEVEVLLAPHPGAQPRPIAKGASGGELSRVMLAVEVVFAGADPVPTYLFDEVDAGVGGKAAVEIGRRLAKLAESAQVVVVTHLPQVAAFADRHLVVVKTNDGTVTRSGVKVLNDEERVRELSRMLAGLEDSELGRAHAEELLAAARAPRHR; encoded by the coding sequence ATGCGGATACGGGATCTAGGGGTCATCGACGATGCGGTGGTCGAACTGGCCCCCGGCTTCACCGCCGTGACCGGTGAGACCGGTGCCGGCAAGACCATGGTGGTGACCAGCCTCGGCCTGTTGCTCGGTGGCCGGGCCGACCCCGCTCTGGTGCGCAACGGCGCCGGACGAGCGGTCGTCGAGGGCCGCCTCGAACTGCCCGAGGGCTCCCCGGCGGCGGTCCGCGCGGTGGAGGCCGGCGCCGAACTCGACGACGGCGCACTGCTGATCAGCCGGACCGTCTCGGCCGAGGGCCGCTCCCGGGCGTACGTCGGCGGCCGGGCCGTGCCGGTCGGGCTGCTGGCCGAGCTCGGCGAGGACCTGATCGCCGTGCACGGCCAGACCGACCAGCAGCGGCTGCTCCGGCCGGCGCGCCAGCGCGGCGCCCTGGACCGGTACGCGGGCGACGCGGTGGCCGAGCCGCTGGCCCGCTACCGCGAGGTCTACCGCCGGCTGCGGGAGGTCTCGGCCACCCTGGAGGAGCTGACCACCCGGGCCCGCGAGCGCGCGCAGGAGGCCGACCTGCTGCGCTTCGGCCTGGACGAGGTGGCCGCCGCCGAGCCCGTCGCCGACGAGGACGTCGAACTGGGCGCCGAGGCCGAGCGGCTCGGCCACGCCGACGCGCTCTCCTCCGCCGCCACCCTGGCCCACGCCGCGCTCGCCGGCGACCCCGCCGACCCGGAGGCGCTGGACGCCGGCACCCTGCTGGCCCAGGCCCGCCGCGCCCTGGACGCCGTCCGCCACCACGACGAGCGCCTCGCCGGCCTCGCCGACCGGCTGAACGAGGTCGGCTACCTGCTGGCCGACGTCGCCGGTGACCTGGCCGGCTACGCCGACGACCTGGACGCCGACCCGGTCCGGCTGGCCGCCGTCGAGGACCGCCGGGCCGTCCTGGCCCAGCTGCTGCGCAAGTACGGCGGCCCGGAGAACTCCCTCGCCGAGGTGCTCGCCTGGGCCGACAACGGCTCCGCCCGGCTCGCCGAGCTCGACGGCGACGACGAGCGGATCGACGAACTCGGCGCCCAGGAGACCGCGCTGCGCGCCGAGCTGGCCGAGCTCGCGGGCGAGGTCTCGACCGCCCGGCAGGCCGCCGCCGGCCGCTTCGCCGAGGCCGTCTCCGCCGAGCTCGCCGAACTCGCGATGCCGCACGCCCGGGTGACCTTCGCGATCGCCCAGGTCGACGACCTCTCCGGCATCGAGGTCGACGGCCGCACCGTCGCCTACGGCCCGCACGGCGTGGACGAGGTCGAGGTCCTGCTCGCCCCGCACCCCGGGGCCCAGCCCCGCCCGATCGCCAAGGGCGCCTCCGGCGGTGAGCTGTCCCGGGTGATGCTCGCCGTCGAGGTGGTCTTCGCCGGCGCCGACCCCGTCCCCACGTACCTGTTCGACGAGGTGGACGCCGGCGTCGGCGGCAAGGCCGCGGTCGAGATCGGCCGCCGGCTGGCCAAGTTGGCCGAGTCGGCCCAGGTCGTGGTGGTCACCCACCTGCCGCAGGTCGCCGCCTTCGCCGACCGCCACCTGGTGGTGGTGAAGACCAACGACGGCACCGTGACCCGCAGCGGCGTCAAGGTGCTCAACGACGAGGAGCGGGTGCGCGAGCTCTCCCGGATGCTCGCCGGCCTGGAGGACTCGGAGTTGGGCCGCGCCCACGCCGAGGAACTGCTGGCCGCCGCCCGGGCTCCGCGCCACCGGTAG
- the yczR gene encoding MocR-like transcription factor YczR — translation MADWHTTVTAAALARLLDAARLPEPAAARRPAYRTLAGQVRLLVTEGRLPVGARLPAERELALALRLSRTTVATAYEALRAEGYLHSRRGSGSWTALPEGAPPPGDALHPVPPDEQGRTLDLGVAALPAPQPFLGAAAARAVEQLPAYAAGHGNYPTGVPVLREAVARRYTERGLPTTPDQILITIGAMGGLHLVRQALISRGDRVAVEAPSYAHTLQALRLGEARLVPVPYGWPGGPSRQPSWDLAEWRRVLRGATPRAAYVIPDFHNPTGALVPEEQRRELLAAARAAGTIVLADETTAELGWGLAPDAVLPRPMAALDRSAQVVTVGSAGKLLWGGLRIGWVRAAPALVRRLATARVYSDVGAPVLDQLIAAELLGEPLAAVRAHQLDRLRSTAEAFARALRERLPAWHYAAPPGGLALWVSTGGLSGAALAQAGEQGGVRIAAGNRFGSDGAFEHHIRIPLTLPAAAVPAAVERLAEVAARAALGGRWSAGDDSQPLAV, via the coding sequence ATGGCCGACTGGCACACCACCGTCACCGCCGCCGCACTGGCCCGGCTGCTCGACGCGGCCCGGCTGCCCGAGCCGGCCGCCGCCCGCCGCCCCGCCTACCGGACGCTGGCCGGGCAGGTCCGGCTGCTGGTCACCGAGGGCCGGCTGCCGGTCGGGGCCCGGCTCCCCGCCGAGCGCGAGCTGGCCCTGGCGCTGCGGCTCAGCCGCACCACCGTGGCCACCGCGTACGAGGCGCTGCGCGCCGAGGGGTACCTGCACAGCCGGCGCGGATCCGGCAGCTGGACCGCCCTGCCCGAGGGCGCCCCGCCACCCGGCGACGCGCTGCACCCGGTGCCGCCGGACGAGCAGGGCCGCACGCTGGACCTCGGGGTCGCCGCGCTGCCCGCCCCGCAGCCCTTCCTCGGCGCGGCGGCCGCCCGGGCCGTCGAACAGCTCCCCGCGTACGCCGCCGGGCACGGCAACTACCCCACCGGCGTCCCGGTGCTGCGCGAGGCGGTGGCCCGGCGCTACACCGAGCGCGGCCTGCCGACCACCCCCGACCAGATCCTGATCACGATCGGCGCGATGGGCGGGCTGCACCTGGTGCGGCAGGCGCTGATCTCCCGCGGCGACCGGGTCGCCGTCGAGGCGCCCAGCTACGCGCACACGCTGCAGGCCCTGCGCCTGGGCGAGGCGCGCCTGGTGCCCGTCCCCTACGGCTGGCCCGGCGGGCCGTCCCGGCAGCCCTCCTGGGACCTCGCCGAGTGGCGCCGGGTGCTGCGCGGCGCCACGCCCAGGGCCGCCTACGTGATCCCGGACTTCCACAACCCCACCGGCGCCCTCGTCCCCGAGGAGCAGCGCCGCGAACTGCTGGCCGCCGCGCGGGCCGCCGGCACGATCGTGCTGGCCGACGAGACCACCGCCGAGCTCGGCTGGGGCCTCGCGCCGGACGCCGTGCTCCCCCGCCCGATGGCCGCGCTGGACCGGTCCGCCCAGGTGGTCACCGTCGGCTCGGCGGGCAAGCTGCTCTGGGGCGGCCTGCGGATCGGCTGGGTCCGGGCGGCCCCCGCGCTGGTGCGCCGGCTGGCCACCGCCCGGGTCTACAGCGACGTCGGCGCCCCGGTGCTGGACCAGCTGATCGCCGCCGAGCTGCTCGGCGAGCCACTGGCGGCCGTCCGCGCCCACCAGCTGGACCGGCTGCGCTCCACCGCCGAGGCCTTCGCCCGCGCGCTGCGCGAGCGGCTGCCCGCCTGGCACTACGCCGCTCCGCCCGGCGGGCTCGCGCTCTGGGTCTCCACCGGGGGCCTGTCCGGCGCGGCACTGGCCCAGGCCGGGGAGCAGGGCGGCGTACGGATCGCGGCGGGCAACCGCTTCGGCTCGGACGGGGCCTTCGAGCACCACATCCGGATCCCGCTCACCCTCCCCGCCGCGGCCGTGCCCGCCGCCGTCGAACGCCTCGCGGAGGTCGCCGCCCGGGCCGCCCTCGGCGGCCGCTGGAGCGCGGGCGACGACAGCCAGCCGCTGGCGGTCTGA
- a CDS encoding alkyl sulfatase C-terminal domain-containing protein: MANAEECRTALEQLSRNLAKSTGNVRKAADLDRSLTCRITDLDLTFTGRLRDGRIEDVTEAPGSPATKAEIRLTMSSDDLVALVGGTLNFAAAWASGRVRLEAGFRDLLRLRTLL, from the coding sequence ATGGCCAACGCCGAGGAGTGCCGGACGGCACTGGAGCAGCTCAGCCGGAACCTGGCGAAGTCCACCGGCAACGTCCGCAAGGCGGCCGACCTCGACCGCTCCCTCACCTGCCGGATCACCGACCTCGACCTGACCTTCACCGGCCGGCTGCGCGACGGCCGGATCGAGGACGTCACCGAGGCACCCGGCTCGCCCGCCACGAAGGCCGAGATCCGGCTCACCATGAGCAGCGACGACCTGGTCGCCCTGGTCGGCGGCACGCTCAACTTCGCGGCGGCCTGGGCCAGTGGCCGGGTCCGGCTGGAGGCCGGCTTCCGCGACCTGCTGCGGCTGCGCACACTGCTCTGA
- a CDS encoding CTP synthase, with translation MAQPHSGKASNGRAVTTKHLFVTGGVASSLGKGLTASSLGALLKARGLRVTMQKLDPYLNVDPGTMNPFQHGEVFVTDDGAETDLDVGHYERFLDTNLHGSANVTTGQVYSTVIAKERRGEYLGDTVQVIPHITNEIKARIRRMATEDVDVVITEVGGTVGDIESLPFLEAVRQVRHEVGRDNVFFVHVSLLPYIGPSGELKTKPTQHSVAALRNIGIQPDAIVLRADREVPQAIKRKISLMCDVDEEAVVAAIDAKSIYDIPKVLHGEGLDAYVVRRLDLPFRDVDWTTWDDLLRRVHEPQHIVKVALVGKYIDLPDAYLSVTEALRAGGFANNARVEIKWVTSDDCETPEGAQAQLGDVDAICVPGGFGDRGVDGKVAAITYARENRIPLLGLCLGLQCVVIEAARNLAGLPEANSTEFDAAAKYPVISTMAEQLAIVDGKGDLGGTMRLGLYPAKLAEGSIVREVYGGEQYVEERHRHRYEVNNAYRADLEKTGLQFSGLSPKGDLVEYVEYPREVHPYLVATQAHPELKSRPTRPHPLFAGLVKAAIEIKTAAQ, from the coding sequence TTGGCACAGCCCCATTCCGGCAAGGCATCGAACGGCCGCGCCGTGACGACCAAGCACCTCTTCGTCACCGGGGGTGTCGCCTCTTCGCTCGGCAAGGGCCTCACCGCCTCCAGCCTGGGCGCCCTGCTCAAGGCCCGCGGACTCCGCGTGACGATGCAGAAGCTCGACCCGTACCTCAACGTGGACCCGGGCACCATGAACCCGTTCCAGCACGGCGAGGTCTTCGTCACCGACGACGGTGCCGAGACCGACCTCGACGTCGGCCACTACGAGCGGTTCCTCGACACCAACCTGCACGGCTCGGCGAACGTCACCACCGGCCAGGTGTACTCGACGGTCATCGCCAAGGAGCGCCGCGGCGAGTACCTGGGCGACACCGTCCAGGTGATTCCGCACATCACCAACGAGATCAAGGCCCGGATCCGCCGGATGGCGACCGAGGACGTCGACGTGGTGATCACCGAGGTCGGCGGCACGGTCGGCGACATCGAGTCGCTGCCCTTCCTGGAGGCCGTCCGCCAGGTCCGTCACGAGGTCGGCCGGGACAACGTGTTCTTCGTGCACGTCTCCCTGCTGCCGTACATCGGCCCCTCGGGCGAGCTGAAGACCAAGCCCACCCAGCACTCGGTGGCCGCGCTGCGCAACATCGGCATCCAGCCGGACGCCATCGTGCTGCGCGCCGACCGCGAGGTCCCGCAGGCCATCAAGCGCAAGATCTCGCTGATGTGCGACGTGGACGAGGAGGCCGTGGTCGCGGCCATCGACGCCAAGTCGATCTACGACATCCCCAAGGTCCTGCACGGCGAGGGCCTGGACGCGTACGTGGTCCGCCGGCTGGACCTCCCGTTCCGCGACGTGGACTGGACCACCTGGGACGACCTGCTGCGCCGCGTCCACGAGCCGCAGCACATCGTCAAGGTCGCGCTGGTCGGCAAGTACATCGACCTGCCGGACGCCTACCTGTCGGTGACCGAGGCGCTGCGCGCCGGCGGCTTCGCCAACAACGCCCGCGTCGAGATCAAGTGGGTCACCTCCGACGACTGCGAGACGCCCGAGGGCGCCCAGGCGCAGCTCGGCGACGTGGACGCGATCTGCGTCCCCGGTGGCTTCGGCGACCGCGGTGTGGACGGCAAGGTCGCCGCGATCACCTACGCCCGGGAGAACAGGATCCCGCTGCTGGGCCTCTGCCTGGGCCTGCAGTGCGTGGTCATCGAGGCCGCCCGCAACCTCGCCGGCCTGCCCGAGGCCAACTCCACCGAGTTCGACGCGGCCGCCAAGTACCCGGTCATCTCCACCATGGCCGAGCAGCTGGCGATCGTCGACGGCAAGGGCGACCTGGGCGGCACGATGCGGCTGGGCCTCTACCCGGCCAAGCTCGCCGAGGGTTCCATCGTCCGTGAGGTCTACGGCGGCGAGCAGTACGTAGAGGAGCGCCACCGCCACCGCTACGAGGTCAACAACGCGTACCGCGCCGACCTGGAGAAGACCGGCCTGCAGTTCTCCGGCCTCTCCCCGAAGGGCGACCTCGTCGAGTACGTCGAGTACCCGCGCGAGGTGCACCCCTACCTGGTGGCCACCCAGGCCCACCCGGAGCTGAAGTCCCGCCCGACCCGCCCGCACCCGCTGTTCGCGGGTCTGGTCAAGGCGGCCATCGAGATCAAGACGGCCGCCCAGTAG
- a CDS encoding glycosyltransferase family 4 protein: MRDEVDHSAARATAAAPEPGQLHVVLVLAASTGGIGAHVRSLAQGLVAHGVTVTVCAPAGTDALFGFSRTGARFHLVDITPTAGARSDATAIGELRRAFTGADVVHAHGLRAGLLSDLALRTAGRFPGLRPETPLVVTSHHALLATGMERRLQRLMERRVARAADLVLGASSDLVARARELGATDARLGPVAAPPVPEGRLERAEARAALLGDGPDRPLLLAVGGLVPQKAFGVLLDATRELAGLDPRPLLLIAGDGPEAAGLRERAAVEKAEVRLLGFRTDVPDLLAAADVLVVSSRWEARSLAVQEAMRAGVPVVATAVGGIPELVGDAAVLVPPGDAAALGRAVRELLADPERRRRLVAAGRQQAETWPDEAATVAQVLSTYDELVQRTP, encoded by the coding sequence ATGCGAGACGAAGTGGACCATTCCGCCGCCCGGGCCACCGCGGCCGCCCCAGAACCGGGTCAGCTGCACGTGGTGCTCGTCCTGGCCGCCAGTACCGGCGGCATCGGTGCGCACGTGCGCTCCCTGGCACAGGGCCTGGTCGCGCACGGAGTGACCGTCACGGTCTGCGCGCCCGCCGGTACGGACGCGTTGTTCGGCTTCTCCCGCACCGGAGCCAGGTTCCATCTGGTCGACATCACCCCCACGGCGGGCGCCCGCAGCGACGCCACCGCGATCGGCGAGCTGCGCCGTGCCTTCACCGGCGCCGACGTGGTGCACGCCCACGGCCTGCGCGCCGGGCTGCTGTCGGACCTGGCGCTGCGCACCGCCGGCCGCTTCCCGGGCCTGCGCCCGGAGACCCCCCTGGTGGTCACGTCGCACCACGCGCTGCTGGCCACCGGCATGGAGCGGCGGCTCCAGCGGCTGATGGAGCGCCGGGTGGCCCGGGCCGCCGACCTGGTGCTCGGCGCCTCCTCCGACCTGGTGGCCCGGGCCCGCGAGCTGGGCGCCACCGACGCCCGGCTCGGCCCGGTGGCCGCCCCGCCGGTGCCCGAGGGCCGGCTGGAGCGGGCCGAGGCCCGGGCGGCGCTGCTCGGCGACGGCCCGGACCGTCCGCTGCTGCTGGCGGTCGGCGGACTCGTCCCGCAGAAGGCTTTCGGGGTGCTGCTGGACGCCACCCGCGAGCTGGCCGGGCTGGATCCGCGGCCGCTGCTGCTGATCGCCGGCGACGGCCCCGAGGCCGCCGGGCTGCGTGAGCGGGCGGCCGTGGAGAAGGCCGAGGTCCGGCTGCTCGGCTTCCGCACCGACGTGCCGGACCTGCTGGCGGCGGCCGACGTGCTGGTGGTCTCCAGCCGCTGGGAGGCCCGTTCGCTGGCGGTCCAGGAGGCGATGCGGGCCGGCGTCCCGGTGGTGGCCACCGCCGTCGGCGGCATCCCCGAGCTGGTCGGCGACGCCGCCGTGCTGGTCCCGCCCGGTGACGCGGCGGCGCTCGGCCGGGCGGTGCGCGAGCTGCTGGCCGACCCGGAGCGCCGCCGGCGCCTTGTGGCCGCCGGCCGGCAGCAGGCCGAGACCTGGCCGGACGAGGCCGCCACGGTGGCCCAGGTGCTCAGCACCTACGACGAGCTGGTGCAGCGCACCCCGTAG
- the yczE gene encoding membrane protein YczE, whose amino-acid sequence MATTTTRPTTPAPAVTARRPSLAVRLLGDTHALGCRLPQLLVGLSLYGASMGLMLRSGLGLDPWDVFHQGLQRTAGLSVGAWVTICGALVLLLWIPLRQRPGLGTVANVLMIGAAMDLTLRVTGTPGPLPARIALMVGAIVLNGLATGLYIGARFGPGPRDGLMTGLHRRTGRSLRLIRTGIELTVLAAGVLLGGTAGVGTVAYALAIGPLAQIFLPWCTVPSPAETPRKG is encoded by the coding sequence ATGGCCACCACGACCACGCGACCGACCACCCCCGCGCCCGCCGTCACGGCGCGGCGCCCCTCCCTCGCCGTCCGCCTGCTCGGCGACACCCACGCCCTCGGCTGCCGCCTCCCGCAACTGCTGGTCGGGCTCTCCCTCTACGGGGCGAGCATGGGGCTGATGCTGCGCTCCGGGCTCGGTCTCGACCCGTGGGACGTCTTCCACCAGGGCCTGCAGCGCACCGCCGGCCTCTCGGTGGGCGCCTGGGTGACCATCTGCGGCGCGCTGGTGCTGCTGCTCTGGATCCCGCTGCGCCAGCGCCCCGGGCTCGGGACCGTGGCCAATGTGCTGATGATCGGCGCGGCGATGGACCTCACCCTCCGGGTGACCGGCACGCCCGGACCGCTGCCGGCCCGGATCGCGCTGATGGTCGGCGCGATCGTGCTGAACGGCCTGGCCACCGGCCTCTACATCGGCGCGCGCTTCGGCCCGGGCCCGCGCGACGGCCTGATGACCGGCCTGCACCGGCGCACCGGCCGGTCGCTGCGGCTGATCCGGACCGGAATCGAACTCACCGTGCTGGCCGCCGGAGTCCTGCTCGGTGGTACCGCGGGCGTCGGCACCGTCGCATACGCGCTGGCCATCGGCCCGCTCGCGCAGATCTTCCTGCCCTGGTGCACCGTGCCCAGCCCCGCCGAAACGCCCCGGAAGGGATGA
- a CDS encoding glycoside hydrolase family 15 protein, translating to MAGRIEDYALIGDMQTAALVSRDGAVDWLCLPRFDSPAVFAGLLGTDEHGFWRIGPAEVMAAELPATPAPAPDTPHVRYTDTGDLRVPPPTAAAPAVPADRRRYRGDSLILEQEWDSRGGSVRVIDFMPPRPLAGRDSVPQMIRIVEGLSGTVRMRSAVRMRFSYGRVVPWVHRVEQADGGHRTVAVAGPDSVWLDGEADTYGRNLTTYADFTVQASERIAFALTWQASHLDAPKAPDAEEMLDATADFWHEWAGQCTYQGPYREAVIRSLITLKGLTYAPTGGIVAAPTTSLPEDIGGERNWDYRYTWLRDAAITLSSLLRTGYRDEARAWREWLLRAVAGDPENLQIMYGIAGERELTESSLDWLPGYEGSQPVRVGNGAAGQLQLDVYGEVVEALHLAHMTGLVRNDHAHHLQLRLIDYLEDHWQEPDEGIWEVRGPRRHFVHSKVMAWVAVDRTIKLLEQNPEDAPSDGHLERWRTLRATIHRDVCEKGYDPERNTFTQYYGGKELDASLLLIPQVGFLPPDDKRVIGTIEAIQRELSTEDGFVLRYPTHDESGNNVDGLSGHEGAFLACSFWLADDLAMIGRVQEARELFDRLLSLRNDLGLLAEEWDPREKRQVGNFPQAFSHVPLIDTALRLTACGGAYLSAQPDAPAVDRVEQATV from the coding sequence GTGGCCGGCCGTATCGAGGACTACGCACTCATCGGGGACATGCAGACCGCTGCCCTGGTCAGCAGGGACGGAGCGGTCGACTGGCTGTGCCTGCCCCGCTTCGACTCGCCGGCGGTGTTCGCCGGCCTGCTGGGCACCGATGAACACGGCTTCTGGCGGATCGGCCCGGCCGAGGTGATGGCCGCCGAGCTGCCGGCCACCCCCGCGCCGGCCCCCGACACCCCACACGTCCGGTACACCGACACCGGCGACCTGCGGGTCCCCCCGCCCACCGCGGCCGCGCCGGCCGTCCCCGCCGACCGGCGCCGCTACCGGGGCGACTCACTGATCCTGGAACAGGAGTGGGACTCCCGGGGCGGCAGCGTCCGGGTGATCGACTTCATGCCCCCGCGCCCGCTGGCCGGCCGGGACTCCGTCCCGCAGATGATCCGGATCGTCGAGGGCCTGTCCGGCACCGTCCGGATGCGCTCCGCGGTGCGGATGCGGTTCAGCTACGGGCGCGTCGTGCCCTGGGTGCACCGCGTCGAGCAGGCCGACGGCGGCCACCGGACGGTGGCCGTGGCCGGCCCCGACTCGGTCTGGCTGGACGGCGAGGCCGACACCTACGGGCGCAACCTCACCACCTACGCGGACTTCACCGTCCAGGCCAGCGAGCGGATCGCCTTCGCGCTCACCTGGCAGGCCTCGCACCTGGACGCGCCCAAGGCGCCGGACGCCGAGGAGATGCTCGACGCCACCGCGGACTTCTGGCACGAGTGGGCCGGCCAGTGCACCTACCAGGGCCCCTACCGCGAGGCGGTGATCCGCTCCCTGATCACCCTCAAGGGCCTCACCTACGCCCCCACCGGCGGCATCGTCGCCGCCCCCACCACCTCCCTGCCCGAGGACATCGGCGGCGAGCGGAACTGGGACTACCGTTACACCTGGCTCCGCGACGCCGCCATCACCCTCTCCTCGCTGCTGCGCACCGGCTACCGCGACGAGGCCCGGGCCTGGCGCGAGTGGCTGCTGCGCGCCGTCGCCGGGGACCCGGAGAACCTGCAGATCATGTACGGCATCGCCGGCGAGCGCGAGCTCACCGAGTCCTCGCTGGACTGGCTGCCCGGCTACGAGGGCTCCCAGCCCGTCCGGGTCGGCAACGGCGCCGCCGGCCAGCTGCAGCTGGACGTCTACGGCGAGGTCGTCGAGGCCCTGCACCTGGCCCACATGACCGGGCTGGTCCGCAACGACCACGCCCACCACCTCCAGCTGCGGCTCATCGACTACCTGGAGGACCACTGGCAGGAGCCAGACGAGGGCATCTGGGAGGTCCGCGGCCCGCGCCGGCACTTCGTCCACTCCAAGGTGATGGCCTGGGTGGCGGTCGACCGGACCATCAAGCTGCTGGAGCAGAACCCCGAGGACGCCCCCTCCGACGGCCACCTGGAGCGCTGGCGCACGCTGCGGGCGACCATCCACCGCGACGTCTGCGAGAAGGGCTACGACCCGGAGCGCAACACCTTCACCCAGTACTACGGCGGCAAGGAGCTGGACGCCTCGCTGCTGCTGATCCCGCAGGTCGGCTTCCTCCCGCCGGACGACAAGCGGGTGATCGGCACCATCGAGGCGATCCAGCGCGAGCTCTCCACCGAGGACGGCTTCGTACTGCGCTACCCCACCCACGACGAGAGCGGCAACAACGTCGACGGCCTCTCCGGCCACGAGGGCGCGTTCCTGGCCTGCTCGTTCTGGCTGGCCGACGACCTCGCCATGATCGGCCGGGTGCAGGAGGCCCGCGAGCTGTTCGACCGGCTGCTGTCGCTGCGCAACGACCTCGGCCTGCTCGCCGAGGAGTGGGACCCGCGGGAGAAGCGCCAGGTCGGCAACTTCCCGCAGGCCTTCAGCCACGTCCCGCTGATCGACACCGCGCTGCGGCTGACCGCCTGCGGCGGGGCCTACCTCTCCGCCCAGCCGGACGCCCCGGCCGTCGACCGGGTCGAGCAGGCCACGGTCTGA
- a CDS encoding TlyA family RNA methyltransferase: MARRRLDAELVRRKLARSREHASELIAAGRVTVGGTTATKPATQVETAAAVVVANDENDPDYVSRGGHKLAGAFAAFVPQGLVVEGRRALDAGASTGGFTDVLLRAGAAGVLAVDVGYGQLAWSLQSDERVTVMDRTNVRELTRELIGGSPVDLVVGDLSFISLGLVLPALAGCAAEDADLVLMVKPQFEIGKERLGSGGVVRSPQLRAEMIRQVAGKAWEQGLGVRAVTASPLPGPSGNVEYFLWLRRDAPPLDPAEADRAVAEGPR; this comes from the coding sequence GTGGCACGACGCCGTCTCGACGCGGAGCTGGTCCGCCGCAAGCTGGCCCGGTCGCGCGAGCACGCGTCCGAGCTGATCGCGGCCGGCCGGGTGACCGTCGGCGGCACCACCGCGACCAAGCCGGCCACCCAGGTGGAGACCGCGGCGGCGGTCGTGGTGGCGAACGACGAGAACGACCCCGACTACGTCTCGCGCGGCGGGCACAAGCTCGCCGGGGCGTTCGCGGCCTTCGTCCCGCAGGGCCTGGTGGTCGAGGGCCGCCGGGCGCTGGACGCGGGCGCCTCCACCGGCGGCTTCACCGACGTGCTGCTCCGCGCCGGGGCGGCCGGCGTGCTGGCGGTGGACGTCGGCTACGGACAGCTCGCGTGGTCGCTGCAGAGCGACGAGCGGGTGACGGTGATGGACCGCACCAACGTGCGCGAGCTGACCCGGGAGCTGATCGGCGGTTCGCCGGTCGACCTGGTGGTCGGCGACCTCTCGTTCATCTCGCTCGGCCTGGTGCTGCCCGCGCTGGCCGGCTGCGCCGCCGAGGACGCGGACCTGGTGCTGATGGTCAAGCCGCAGTTCGAGATCGGCAAGGAGCGGCTGGGCAGCGGCGGCGTGGTGCGCAGCCCGCAGCTGCGCGCCGAGATGATCCGGCAGGTGGCCGGGAAGGCGTGGGAGCAGGGGCTGGGCGTGCGGGCGGTCACCGCGAGCCCGCTGCCGGGGCCCTCGGGGAACGTCGAGTACTTCCTCTGGCTGCGCCGGGACGCCCCGCCGTTGGACCCGGCGGAGGCGGACCGGGCCGTCGCCGAAGGCCCCCGGTAG
- a CDS encoding NAD kinase: MSDGRTVFLIAHTGREAALRSVEGLVHGLLKAGIRIRLLAAEAVDLDLPDGIERVAGGPGAADGCELILVAGGDGTLLRGAELAREHGLPMLGINLGRVGFLAEAERDDLAVVVERVVDADYEVEERMTLDVIVRTNGDVVHQDWALNEASIEKASRERMLEVVTEVDGRPVSNFGCDGVVCATPTGSTAYAFSGGGPVVWPEVEALLMVPISAHALFARPLVASPDSVLAVEVQPKTPHGVLWCDGRRSVELPAGARVEVRRGQTPVRLARLHRAPFTDRLVAKFALPVTGWRGRAETH; the protein is encoded by the coding sequence ATGAGTGACGGACGTACGGTCTTCCTGATCGCGCACACCGGCCGGGAGGCCGCGCTGCGCAGCGTCGAGGGCCTGGTGCACGGCCTGCTGAAGGCGGGCATCCGGATCAGGCTGCTCGCGGCCGAGGCGGTCGACCTGGACCTGCCCGACGGCATCGAGCGGGTGGCCGGCGGGCCCGGCGCGGCGGACGGCTGCGAGCTGATCCTGGTCGCCGGCGGGGACGGGACGCTGCTGCGCGGGGCCGAGCTGGCCCGTGAGCACGGGCTGCCGATGCTCGGCATCAACCTGGGCCGGGTGGGCTTCCTCGCGGAGGCCGAGCGGGACGATCTCGCGGTCGTGGTGGAGCGGGTCGTCGACGCCGACTACGAGGTCGAGGAACGGATGACGCTCGACGTGATCGTCCGGACCAACGGCGATGTGGTCCACCAGGACTGGGCGTTGAACGAGGCCTCGATCGAGAAGGCGTCCCGGGAGCGGATGCTGGAGGTGGTGACCGAGGTGGACGGCCGTCCGGTCTCCAACTTCGGCTGCGACGGGGTGGTCTGTGCGACGCCGACCGGTTCGACGGCGTACGCGTTCTCCGGCGGCGGCCCGGTGGTCTGGCCCGAGGTGGAGGCCCTGCTGATGGTGCCGATCAGCGCGCACGCGCTGTTCGCCCGGCCGCTGGTGGCCTCGCCGGACTCGGTGCTGGCGGTCGAGGTGCAGCCGAAGACCCCGCACGGCGTGCTCTGGTGCGACGGGCGGCGCTCGGTGGAGCTGCCGGCCGGGGCCCGGGTGGAGGTCCGCCGGGGGCAGACGCCGGTGCGGCTGGCGCGACTGCACCGCGCGCCGTTCACCGACCGGCTGGTGGCGAAGTTCGCGCTGCCGGTGACGGGTTGGCGCGGCCGGGCCGAAACGCACTGA